A stretch of the Vagococcus xieshaowenii genome encodes the following:
- a CDS encoding AbiH family protein, which yields MKNKLAIIGNGFDISHGLKTGYLDFANTLPIDIKKEWEKILIESEVHPKTWYSFEDAIDKITAKWQEQYFNTIIKRDDEFTEEVLLKKIEEINTIFFKMNTLLMEYLLGEDYKTIELKSSVKKILDFDTNIINFNYTGTVEKYVKSCIYYVHGSLMESEIVLGYKQRVEQTGIMSEATVFDKKKLREQLNFKRYLISLGLSKKALEKEMSEFKSHVRRMFSGRGGYVFDYSPALNKEFFDYINEWYKEKGWSTFNRFRKVDPIIYPLLLDEQLRNERLQQISPIINDYGEINNFSPAPISMNIDFTNVKELIILGHSLEADEELIVDIINELDNLEKIKLFVYSGEDYSNKINFLNNVSEIKAQIVYY from the coding sequence ATGAAAAATAAATTAGCAATAATTGGAAATGGATTTGATATATCTCACGGGCTTAAAACAGGATATTTAGATTTTGCAAATACGTTACCGATAGATATTAAGAAAGAATGGGAAAAAATACTTATTGAAAGTGAAGTTCATCCAAAAACGTGGTATTCATTTGAAGATGCAATAGATAAAATTACAGCAAAATGGCAAGAACAATATTTTAATACTATTATAAAAAGGGACGATGAATTTACCGAAGAAGTTCTTCTAAAAAAAATAGAAGAAATAAACACGATATTTTTTAAAATGAATACCTTATTGATGGAATATCTTTTGGGAGAAGACTATAAAACTATAGAGTTAAAAAGTAGTGTAAAAAAAATCCTAGATTTTGATACAAATATAATAAATTTTAATTATACAGGTACAGTTGAAAAGTATGTAAAAAGCTGCATTTATTATGTTCATGGTTCATTAATGGAATCTGAAATAGTACTAGGATATAAGCAACGTGTCGAACAAACGGGTATCATGTCAGAAGCGACGGTTTTTGATAAAAAGAAATTAAGAGAACAACTAAATTTTAAACGATATCTTATTAGCCTTGGACTAAGTAAAAAAGCTTTAGAAAAAGAGATGAGTGAATTTAAATCTCATGTAAGACGAATGTTTAGTGGTAGAGGAGGATATGTATTTGATTATTCACCAGCACTTAATAAAGAATTTTTTGATTATATTAATGAATGGTATAAAGAAAAAGGATGGTCTACATTTAATAGATTTAGAAAAGTAGACCCCATTATTTATCCCCTCTTGTTGGATGAACAATTAAGGAATGAAAGACTTCAACAAATATCACCAATTATTAATGATTATGGTGAAATAAACAATTTCAGTCCAGCACCAATTAGTATGAATATTGACTTTACTAATGTTAAAGAGTTGATTATTTTAGGTCATAGTTTAGAGGCCGATGAAGAACTGATTGTAGATATTATCAACGAATTAGATAATTTAGAAAAGATTAAACTATTTGTTTACAGTGGGGAGGATTATTCAAATAAAATAAATTTTTTGAATAATGTATCAGAAATAAAGGCTCAAATAGTATATTATTAA
- a CDS encoding DNA/RNA helicase domain-containing protein: protein MLYFYDKVSSLINLSKEELAEKMLMKFKSFEETIIEFNDNEILSWKNSLPILINLINEAGLTNLDLILEYETPLNSRIDALLVGLHKETNRPTAMIIELKQWQSIDTNYKDSSTSVKLSNVDEEISVRSHPIAQTHTYRNHLKCNHSNLGNNQVEIMEVQYLHNFQNKEELFANQYSIYNSKKSNCFVKGEDNQLVKLLADTFENSDSTTITNLIISGQYSMEKQGYENLVKALNSDEISPLLDEQRDVSVRVSDIFREKNQKHLIIISGDCGTGKTYLGLYLLKRYIDLTKSKSVAFAVTSRILNAIISGHTETYMPYVNNLSGQFDLVIIDEAHRLQNLNQVLDNLYIKNNVKFVIVLQDDRQRVRINEEGLIDNFYEYVQSSQMDIRLHQEYLSIQKRSLYQSSYVDRINDLFNLNPVANEYEDISGYDIRVLNSLNDIDMMLEHHIINYEKAQWFAPFCWEWTKNVNKNDVIISKENFSKPWNPIKEQFEWYSEIEIHHKDRIGCIYTAQGLDFDYVGYIFWNDLIWSPQKNDWIVDLNKSQDFQFIREIVQQYEGILKKYDRLKGHWIVQKDGKDYNINEFIPKFGNPVEVKELVLNTYRVLMTRARKGIYIWFKDNTTKEKVMEFLN from the coding sequence ATGTTGTATTTTTATGATAAAGTTTCTAGCTTAATAAATTTGTCTAAGGAAGAATTGGCTGAAAAGATGTTGATGAAATTTAAATCATTTGAAGAGACTATTATTGAATTTAATGATAATGAAATATTATCATGGAAAAATTCATTGCCTATTCTGATTAATCTAATTAATGAAGCAGGATTAACAAATTTGGATTTAATATTAGAATATGAAACACCTCTAAATTCAAGGATTGATGCGTTATTAGTTGGGTTACATAAAGAAACTAATCGACCAACTGCGATGATAATTGAACTAAAGCAGTGGCAATCAATCGATACAAATTATAAGGATTCTAGCACATCTGTGAAGCTTTCTAATGTTGATGAAGAAATAAGTGTTAGGAGTCATCCAATCGCTCAAACACATACCTATAGAAATCATTTGAAGTGTAATCATTCAAATTTAGGAAACAATCAGGTAGAAATTATGGAGGTACAGTATCTTCATAATTTCCAAAATAAAGAGGAGTTATTTGCTAATCAGTATAGTATCTATAACTCGAAAAAGAGCAATTGTTTTGTTAAGGGTGAAGACAACCAGTTAGTAAAATTGTTAGCTGATACGTTTGAAAATAGTGATTCTACGACTATTACAAACTTAATCATTAGTGGTCAGTATTCAATGGAAAAACAAGGGTATGAAAATTTGGTAAAAGCATTAAATTCAGATGAAATTAGCCCTCTCTTGGATGAGCAAAGAGACGTTTCTGTTAGAGTTTCTGACATTTTTAGAGAAAAAAATCAGAAACACTTGATAATAATAAGTGGTGATTGTGGAACTGGAAAAACCTACTTAGGTTTGTATTTGCTTAAGCGCTATATTGACTTAACTAAGTCAAAATCAGTTGCTTTTGCGGTAACCAGTCGTATATTAAATGCTATCATTAGTGGCCATACTGAAACATATATGCCTTATGTCAATAACTTAAGTGGTCAATTTGATTTAGTAATTATAGATGAAGCTCATAGATTACAAAATTTAAATCAAGTTTTAGATAATTTATATATTAAGAATAATGTGAAATTTGTTATTGTTCTTCAAGATGACAGACAACGAGTAAGAATTAATGAAGAAGGGCTGATAGACAATTTTTATGAGTATGTTCAGAGCAGTCAAATGGACATTAGATTGCACCAAGAATACCTGTCTATACAAAAGAGGTCTTTGTATCAAAGTAGTTATGTGGATAGGATAAATGATTTATTCAATTTGAATCCTGTAGCTAATGAATATGAAGACATTAGTGGTTATGACATAAGAGTTTTAAATAGTCTGAATGATATTGATATGATGTTAGAACATCATATAATTAATTATGAAAAAGCTCAGTGGTTTGCTCCATTTTGTTGGGAATGGACTAAGAATGTTAATAAAAATGATGTCATCATCTCTAAAGAAAACTTTTCTAAACCTTGGAATCCTATTAAAGAACAATTTGAATGGTATTCAGAAATTGAAATACATCATAAAGATAGAATCGGCTGTATTTATACAGCACAGGGACTTGATTTTGATTATGTGGGTTATATTTTTTGGAATGACTTAATTTGGTCACCCCAAAAAAATGATTGGATAGTTGATTTGAATAAAAGTCAGGATTTTCAATTCATTAGGGAAATAGTTCAACAATATGAAGGGATTTTAAAAAAATATGATAGGTTAAAGGGGCATTGGATAGTTCAAAAAGATGGTAAAGACTATAATATAAATGAGTTTATCCCTAAATTTGGGAATCCAGTGGAAGTTAAGGAACTAGTTTTAAATACTTATAGAGTATTGATGACTCGTGCAAGGAAAGGTATATACATCTGGTTTAAAGATAATACAACAAAAGAAAAAGTAATGGAATTTCTAAATTAA